In candidate division TA06 bacterium B3_TA06, the following are encoded in one genomic region:
- a CDS encoding cytidylate kinase → MKCVVAIDGTASSGKSTTARLLAKKLGVVYLDTGAMYRAVTYLLLQEDALEASDRLLQKALLDAPLEFKIRNYKLYVYLNGKRLSDELRSHEVDRWVSPVAERALVRAFLVAKQRQLGRNRKLVCEGRDIGSVVFPDAALKVFMSCDLVERASRRQKELEERGISRDIEEVKANLAKRDDTDSHRKISPLLHTPDAFYVETTNLTIDQQVDIIYEEVMTRMGEG, encoded by the coding sequence TTGAAGTGTGTTGTAGCCATTGACGGAACCGCCTCTTCAGGCAAAAGCACAACCGCCAGACTTCTCGCAAAAAAGCTGGGAGTTGTCTATCTGGATACCGGCGCGATGTATCGTGCGGTTACCTATTTATTATTGCAAGAAGACGCCCTCGAGGCCTCGGACAGGCTTCTTCAAAAGGCCCTCCTGGATGCCCCGCTTGAATTTAAGATACGCAACTACAAGCTTTACGTCTACCTTAACGGCAAGCGTCTTTCAGATGAACTTCGCTCCCACGAGGTAGATCGCTGGGTCTCCCCTGTTGCCGAACGGGCGTTGGTGCGCGCGTTCCTTGTGGCCAAACAGCGCCAGTTAGGACGCAACCGCAAACTGGTCTGCGAGGGCAGGGACATCGGCTCGGTGGTCTTCCCTGACGCAGCCCTCAAGGTCTTCATGAGCTGTGATCTTGTTGAGCGCGCCAGCCGCCGTCAGAAAGAACTGGAAGAAAGGGGTATCTCCCGCGATATCGAAGAGGTGAAAGCAAACCTGGCAAAGCGAGACGATACAGACTCCCATCGCAAGATAAGCCCGCTTCTTCACACACCGGATGCATTCTACGTGGAGACCACCAACCTCACCATAGACCAGCAAGTAGATATTATCTACGAAGAGGTAATGACAAGAATGGGAGAAGGGTGA
- a CDS encoding quinolinate synthase, which translates to MADAVATKELSTEEMTLEIRQLARERQALILVHNYQLPEIQDLADYLGDSLDLARRSAEATHPVILFCGVRFMAETAKILAPDKMVLLPRPDAGCPMADMADVEGLRNLKAEHPNAKVVAYVNTNADIKAEVDVCCTSANAVKVVEGVDAEEIIFVPDCNLASYVQRFTKKKIIPWAGFCPIHRRFTVEEVKAVRERYPDALIMVHPECDPEVIDLIDEVTSTNGMVRLAQSSDRKRFIVGTEEGLIYRLKKENPAKEFYSLGAPKVCENMKKIRLKHVLEALKKDQYQIQVDPSIAFRAQKALDEMLRYV; encoded by the coding sequence ATGGCTGATGCTGTTGCTACTAAGGAGTTAAGTACTGAGGAGATGACTCTTGAGATCAGACAGCTGGCTCGTGAACGACAGGCGCTTATCCTGGTTCATAACTATCAACTGCCGGAGATCCAGGACCTTGCCGATTATCTCGGCGATTCGCTTGATCTGGCCCGGCGTTCTGCCGAGGCCACGCATCCGGTAATATTATTCTGCGGTGTGCGTTTCATGGCCGAGACCGCCAAGATCCTTGCCCCGGACAAGATGGTTCTTCTGCCCCGCCCAGATGCGGGCTGCCCCATGGCCGACATGGCCGATGTTGAAGGTCTGCGCAACCTGAAGGCCGAACATCCGAATGCCAAGGTGGTTGCTTACGTCAACACCAACGCTGACATCAAGGCTGAGGTCGACGTCTGCTGCACCTCTGCCAACGCGGTAAAGGTGGTCGAAGGGGTGGATGCCGAAGAGATCATCTTCGTCCCTGACTGCAACCTTGCATCCTACGTCCAGCGTTTCACAAAGAAGAAGATAATCCCCTGGGCAGGATTCTGTCCGATTCACCGGCGGTTCACCGTGGAGGAGGTCAAAGCCGTGCGCGAGCGCTATCCTGACGCACTTATCATGGTCCATCCTGAATGCGATCCTGAGGTTATTGATCTGATTGATGAGGTTACCTCAACCAACGGAATGGTGAGACTTGCGCAATCATCCGATCGCAAACGCTTCATCGTGGGAACCGAGGAGGGGCTTATCTACCGTCTCAAGAAGGAGAACCCTGCCAAGGAGTTCTACTCGCTCGGCGCGCCCAAGGTCTGCGAGAACATGAAGAAGATAAGGCTTAAGCACGTTCTGGAGGCGCTAAAGAAGGATCAGTACCAGATCCAGGTTGACCCTTCCATCGCTTTCCGGGCACAAAAAGCACTGGATGAGATGCTGAGATACGTATGA